The following proteins are encoded in a genomic region of Streptomyces lunaelactis:
- a CDS encoding S1 family peptidase: protein MTSQPEMMRGPTGGQVSDSSRQQAMSDFLRPQAPLANVVGFGHGVKWSDGRPTGEEAVLVFVTQKVPESMLPERDVIPRQMDDGTPTDVIAVGHVSAQRQPRQQPRRASEQDTQYRSDGSVAEQLSQLSRPLLEELREMGTLEPQLLRRRLRPAPAGISVGNVRVTAGTLGSVVYDFLPGATTDPPGPGLGVPGKFYILSNNHVLADSNRAQLGSPIVQPGVFDGGQDPADRIATLDRFITIQFAPQIPPAQHNNVVDAALGKVEFEDATRQQYFSGAPRAWRRRANVAVGDLVKKTGRTTNISFGRIIAVDATIDVNYGTAGTARFKDQILTTNISAGGDSGSLVTSLDNVAVGLLFAGSSVVTVANHIENVRALLRVEIAEQLA, encoded by the coding sequence GTGACGAGCCAGCCCGAGATGATGCGAGGACCGACCGGCGGGCAGGTCAGTGACAGCTCCCGGCAGCAGGCGATGAGCGACTTCCTGCGACCGCAGGCGCCGCTCGCCAACGTCGTCGGCTTCGGCCACGGCGTGAAGTGGAGCGACGGCCGCCCCACCGGCGAAGAGGCCGTGCTCGTCTTCGTGACCCAGAAGGTCCCGGAGTCGATGCTGCCCGAACGGGACGTGATCCCGCGGCAGATGGACGACGGAACGCCGACCGATGTGATCGCGGTCGGGCACGTCTCCGCGCAGCGGCAGCCGCGGCAGCAGCCGCGCCGCGCGTCGGAGCAGGACACGCAGTACCGCTCCGACGGCAGTGTCGCGGAACAGCTCTCGCAGCTGTCCCGGCCGCTGCTCGAAGAGCTGCGCGAGATGGGCACGCTGGAGCCGCAGCTCCTGCGGCGCAGGCTGCGGCCCGCGCCGGCCGGGATCTCGGTGGGCAACGTACGGGTGACGGCCGGAACGCTCGGCAGTGTGGTGTACGACTTCCTGCCCGGGGCCACCACGGACCCGCCGGGGCCGGGTCTCGGCGTGCCGGGGAAGTTCTACATCCTCTCCAACAACCATGTGCTCGCGGACTCCAACCGCGCACAGCTGGGCAGCCCGATCGTGCAGCCCGGTGTGTTCGACGGCGGGCAGGACCCGGCGGACCGGATCGCGACGCTGGACCGGTTCATCACGATCCAGTTCGCGCCGCAGATCCCGCCGGCCCAGCACAACAACGTCGTCGACGCGGCGCTCGGCAAGGTCGAGTTCGAGGACGCGACACGGCAGCAGTACTTCAGCGGTGCGCCGCGCGCGTGGCGGCGCAGGGCGAATGTAGCGGTCGGCGACCTGGTGAAGAAGACCGGCCGGACGACCAACATCAGCTTCGGCCGCATCATCGCGGTGGACGCGACGATCGACGTCAATTACGGCACGGCGGGCACGGCCCGCTTCAAGGACCAGATCCTGACGACGAACATCTCGGCGGGCGGCGACTCCGGTTCGCTGGTGACCTCGCTCGACAACGTCGCGGTCGGTCTGCTGTTCGCGGGTTCCTCGGTCGTGACCGTGGCGAACCACATCGAGAACGTCCGCGCGCTGCTGCGCGTCGAGATCGCCGAGCAGCTGGCCTGA
- the dapA gene encoding 4-hydroxy-tetrahydrodipicolinate synthase: MTTTPPFGRALCAMITPFTDSGELDLGGARKLADRLVADGCDGLVLNGTTGESPTTSDAEKTALVRAVVEAVGDRASVVAGVGSADTRHTVELARSAEAAGADGVLVVTPYYSRPPQAAVEAHFRRVADAVGIPLMLYDIPGRTGTRIEPDTMLRLAGHPRIVAVKDCAYNLLGSTKVIARTSLAYYSGCEELNLPLYAVGGTGFVSTVANVAPRQLRAVLDAYDAGRVTEAARLNRLTIPLAELMMASGLPGTVTAKALLGAGPVREPLQPAGREAVDGLRVAYEALQGSSPSGL; encoded by the coding sequence ATGACCACAACACCCCCCTTCGGCCGCGCCCTCTGCGCGATGATCACGCCCTTCACGGACTCCGGCGAGCTGGACCTGGGCGGCGCCCGGAAGCTCGCGGACCGGCTGGTGGCCGACGGCTGCGACGGTCTCGTGCTGAACGGCACCACCGGTGAGTCACCGACCACCTCGGACGCCGAGAAGACCGCGCTCGTACGGGCGGTGGTGGAGGCGGTCGGCGACCGCGCGTCCGTCGTCGCGGGCGTGGGCAGCGCCGACACCCGGCACACCGTCGAGCTGGCGCGGTCCGCCGAGGCGGCGGGCGCGGACGGGGTGCTGGTGGTGACGCCGTACTACAGCCGTCCCCCGCAGGCCGCCGTCGAGGCGCACTTCCGGCGGGTCGCGGACGCGGTCGGCATCCCGCTGATGCTGTACGACATCCCCGGCCGTACCGGTACCCGTATCGAGCCGGACACGATGCTGCGCCTGGCCGGGCATCCGCGCATCGTGGCCGTCAAGGACTGCGCGTACAACCTGCTCGGCTCGACCAAGGTGATCGCGCGCACCTCGCTGGCGTACTACTCGGGCTGCGAGGAGCTGAATCTGCCGCTGTACGCGGTGGGCGGCACGGGTTTCGTCAGTACGGTGGCGAATGTCGCGCCCCGGCAGCTGCGGGCGGTGCTCGACGCGTACGACGCGGGCCGGGTCACCGAGGCCGCGCGGCTCAACCGGCTGACCATCCCGCTGGCCGAGTTGATGATGGCCTCGGGCCTGCCGGGCACGGTGACAGCGAAGGCGCTGCTGGGCGCGGGGCCGGTCCGGGAACCGCTGCAGCCCGCCGGCCGCGAGGCGGTCGACGGCCTGCGCGTGGCGTACGAGGCGTTGCAAGGGTCAAGCCCCTCCGGCCTCTGA
- the sufU gene encoding Fe-S cluster assembly sulfur transfer protein SufU produces MKLDSMYQDVILDHYKHPHGRGLRDGDAEVHHVNPTCGDEITLRVRYEGTLIADISYEGQGCSISQASASVLNELLVGKELAEAQKIQATFLELMQSKGQLEPDDAMEEVLEDAVAFAGVSKYPARVKCALLSWMAWKDATAQALSEGKTA; encoded by the coding sequence GTGAAGCTGGATTCGATGTACCAGGACGTCATCCTGGACCACTACAAGCACCCTCACGGGCGCGGTCTGCGGGACGGCGACGCCGAGGTGCACCATGTCAATCCGACGTGCGGTGACGAGATCACTCTCCGCGTGCGGTACGAGGGAACGCTCATCGCGGACATCAGCTACGAGGGCCAGGGCTGCTCCATCAGCCAGGCCAGCGCCTCCGTACTGAACGAGCTGCTGGTCGGCAAGGAGCTCGCCGAGGCGCAGAAGATCCAGGCGACCTTCCTGGAGCTGATGCAGTCCAAGGGCCAGCTCGAGCCGGACGACGCGATGGAGGAGGTGCTGGAGGACGCGGTCGCGTTCGCCGGTGTCTCGAAGTACCCGGCCCGTGTGAAGTGTGCTCTGCTGAGCTGGATGGCGTGGAAGGACGCGACGGCGCAGGCGCTGTCCGAAGGGAAGACCGCATGA
- a CDS encoding VOC family protein produces the protein MAVSLYTVVIDAHDLPALARFWSRVLDWKVVFEAEDEIVIGADEFTLPGITFVPVGERKSVKNRLHIDLTPDDQGAEVDRIIGLGARRADVGQRPEATWVVLADPEGNEFCVLRPKKTLLD, from the coding sequence ATGGCCGTTTCTCTGTACACCGTCGTCATCGACGCCCACGATCTGCCGGCGCTCGCCCGCTTCTGGAGCCGGGTGCTGGACTGGAAGGTGGTCTTCGAGGCCGAGGACGAAATCGTCATCGGGGCGGACGAGTTCACTCTGCCGGGGATCACCTTCGTACCCGTGGGGGAGCGCAAGTCGGTCAAGAACCGGCTGCACATCGACCTCACGCCCGACGATCAGGGCGCGGAGGTCGACCGGATCATCGGGCTGGGGGCGCGGCGGGCCGACGTCGGCCAGCGGCCGGAGGCGACCTGGGTGGTGCTCGCCGACCCCGAGGGCAATGAGTTCTGTGTGCTGCGACCGAAGAAGACGCTGCTCGACTAG
- a CDS encoding TetR/AcrR family transcriptional regulator, with protein MARRYDPERRERIIDAAIRVVGRSGIAGLSHRTVAAEADVPLGSTTYHFASLDELLVAALRQANEGFAAAVRDSDALADPDADLAEELARLMGDWLSGERAGVELEYELYLAALRRPALRPVAAEWCEGVAEILSRRTDPVTARALVALMDGICLQVLLTGAEYEAGYAREMLARIAG; from the coding sequence ATGGCGCGGCGGTACGACCCCGAGCGGCGCGAGCGCATCATCGACGCGGCGATCCGGGTGGTCGGGCGCAGCGGGATCGCCGGGCTCAGCCACCGCACGGTGGCGGCGGAGGCGGATGTGCCGCTCGGCTCGACGACGTATCACTTCGCCTCGCTGGACGAGCTGTTGGTCGCCGCGCTGCGCCAGGCCAACGAGGGCTTCGCGGCGGCCGTCCGGGACAGCGACGCGCTCGCCGACCCGGACGCGGACCTCGCCGAGGAGCTCGCGCGGCTGATGGGGGACTGGCTCTCGGGGGAGCGCGCGGGGGTGGAGCTGGAGTACGAGCTCTACCTGGCAGCCCTGCGGCGGCCCGCGCTGCGGCCGGTCGCGGCGGAGTGGTGCGAGGGCGTCGCCGAGATCCTGTCCCGCCGGACCGATCCGGTCACCGCGCGGGCGCTGGTGGCGCTGATGGACGGGATCTGCCTGCAGGTGCTGCTGACGGGCGCGGAGTACGAGGCGGGGTACGCGCGCGAGATGCTGGCGCGGATCGCCGGCTGA
- a CDS encoding MFS transporter, which produces MAGAARAIRDVPRAVRMLAFGAFFNSVVSFTFVYLFVYLTGPRGLTLAQAGLISGIGGAGLVAGNFTGGWFGDRYGHRRALLAGATVSGAVLVTLPALPIAALYVALPLAEYAAGVVRATSSALVAVSVPDGARRQGFAVMRFAGNAGFTVGPPLGALIAARASYDWLFVADGLGTLAFAAYASRVLPARAAVHAKPAYDPQAPGVWRELRARPTVLVLLAAILCVDLVYRQQYSTLPVFLADHGMDTQVYGWLLAINGGVILCLELPAAHALRRRAPLSIVGTGLLLVGLGYAVLIPGAGLLFAITMMLSLTAGEILYKTTATAYVADEAPVHAQGRFQSLYAGASVSGQVLAPPLGGALYSAAPALLWPACAVLAGAAGVTVLAAGRLRTRPSTETGSLSRLPAG; this is translated from the coding sequence ATGGCGGGGGCGGCACGAGCGATACGGGATGTGCCGCGGGCGGTGCGGATGCTGGCCTTCGGGGCGTTCTTCAACTCGGTGGTCAGCTTCACCTTCGTCTATCTCTTCGTGTATCTGACCGGGCCGCGCGGGCTGACCCTCGCCCAGGCCGGGCTGATCAGCGGCATCGGCGGCGCCGGCCTCGTCGCGGGGAACTTCACCGGCGGCTGGTTCGGCGACCGCTACGGTCACCGCCGGGCCCTGCTCGCCGGCGCCACCGTGAGCGGCGCCGTCCTGGTCACCCTCCCGGCGCTCCCGATCGCCGCGCTGTACGTGGCCCTTCCGCTCGCCGAGTACGCCGCCGGCGTCGTACGCGCCACCAGCTCCGCGCTCGTCGCGGTGTCCGTCCCCGACGGCGCCCGCCGCCAGGGCTTCGCCGTGATGCGCTTCGCGGGCAACGCGGGCTTCACCGTCGGCCCGCCGCTCGGCGCGCTGATCGCCGCCCGCGCCTCGTACGACTGGCTCTTCGTCGCCGACGGCCTCGGCACGCTCGCCTTCGCCGCGTACGCCTCGCGAGTGCTGCCCGCCCGCGCGGCGGTGCACGCCAAGCCCGCGTACGACCCGCAAGCGCCCGGCGTATGGCGCGAACTGCGCGCCCGCCCCACCGTGTTGGTGCTGCTCGCCGCGATCCTCTGCGTCGACCTCGTCTACCGGCAGCAGTACTCCACACTGCCCGTTTTCCTCGCCGACCACGGTATGGACACCCAGGTCTACGGCTGGCTGCTCGCCATCAACGGCGGCGTCATCCTCTGCCTCGAACTCCCCGCCGCCCACGCCCTGCGCAGGCGCGCCCCGCTGAGCATCGTCGGCACCGGACTGCTGCTGGTCGGCCTCGGCTACGCCGTACTGATCCCGGGCGCCGGGCTGCTGTTCGCCATCACCATGATGCTGTCGCTGACGGCGGGCGAGATCCTCTACAAGACCACGGCCACCGCCTACGTCGCCGACGAGGCCCCCGTCCATGCGCAGGGCCGCTTCCAGAGCCTGTACGCGGGCGCCTCCGTCAGCGGCCAGGTGCTCGCGCCGCCACTGGGAGGCGCGCTCTACTCGGCCGCGCCCGCGCTGTTGTGGCCCGCCTGCGCGGTCCTCGCGGGGGCGGCGGGAGTCACGGTTCTGGCGGCGGGGAGGCTGCGTACGCGCCCGTCAACTGAGACCGGTTCGCTCAGTCGCCTCCCGGCCGGTTAG
- a CDS encoding DMT family transporter, translating to MGYGLLAAAIAAEVAGTTAMKYSEGFTRLWPSLLTVAGYVLAFSLLAQTLKTLSVGTAYAIWAGVGTAAIAAIGMIFLGESTSPVKIAGIALVIAGVVVLNFGGAH from the coding sequence ATGGGATACGGACTGCTGGCCGCGGCGATCGCGGCGGAGGTGGCCGGAACGACGGCCATGAAGTACAGCGAGGGCTTCACCCGGCTCTGGCCCTCACTGCTCACGGTCGCGGGCTATGTGCTCGCCTTCTCGCTGCTCGCGCAGACCCTCAAGACGCTGTCTGTGGGCACCGCGTACGCGATCTGGGCGGGCGTCGGCACCGCCGCGATCGCCGCGATCGGCATGATCTTCCTGGGTGAGTCGACCAGCCCGGTCAAGATCGCGGGCATCGCGCTGGTGATCGCCGGGGTCGTGGTGCTCAACTTCGGGGGTGCGCACTGA
- a CDS encoding endonuclease/exonuclease/phosphatase family protein yields the protein MPSSVAPRSAALAAVVAAALATGLLAGSSAASADSATGVRIHDIQGTTRISPLVGQLVTEVPGIVTGVRAYGSKGFWFQDPQADTDQATSEGVFVYTGSNPTVAVGDSVLVSGTVGEYIPGGTSSGNQSVTQIAKPTVTVVSAGNALPAPVTISAWSVPSAYTPAGDTAAAGSINALPLQPRAYALDYYESLEGSNVRIGTSRIVGATDPYAELWVTVKPHENPVRRGGTLYRSYTAQNTGRLQIQSLTPLAEKPFPKANVGDVLSGTTEGPLDFNQFGGYTLTARTLGTVEDRGLEPEETREQRGGELAVATYNVENLDPTDPQAKFDALGAAVVNNLASPDILALEEIQDDNGAKNDGTVSAEETLKKFTAAITAAGGPAYQWRTINPEDKKDGGEPGGNIRQVFLFNPERVSFTDRAGGDAKTATTVVRERGRAALTLSPGRIDPANAAWADSRKPLAGEFNFRGRTVFVIANHFGSKGGDESLTSHHQPPNRSSEAKRLLQAQAVNAFVKDILKAERHADVLVVGDINDFDFSATTKALTNGGALYPAIKSLPRSERYSYVFQGNSQVLDQILTSPSIDDFAYDSVHINAEFADQNSDHDPQVLRFRP from the coding sequence ATGCCTTCCTCCGTCGCACCGAGATCCGCCGCGCTCGCGGCCGTTGTCGCCGCCGCGCTGGCCACCGGCCTGCTGGCCGGCTCGTCCGCCGCCTCCGCCGACTCCGCCACCGGGGTCCGGATCCACGACATCCAGGGCACCACCCGGATATCCCCGCTGGTCGGGCAGCTGGTGACCGAGGTCCCCGGCATCGTCACCGGCGTACGGGCCTACGGCTCCAAGGGCTTCTGGTTCCAGGACCCGCAGGCCGACACGGATCAGGCCACCAGCGAGGGCGTCTTCGTCTACACCGGCTCGAACCCGACCGTCGCCGTCGGCGACAGCGTGCTGGTCTCCGGCACCGTCGGCGAGTACATCCCCGGCGGCACCTCCTCCGGCAACCAGTCGGTGACCCAGATCGCCAAGCCGACCGTCACCGTCGTCTCGGCCGGCAACGCGCTGCCCGCGCCGGTCACCATCTCCGCCTGGTCGGTTCCCTCCGCGTACACCCCGGCCGGCGACACGGCCGCGGCCGGCAGCATCAACGCCCTGCCGCTGCAGCCGCGCGCATACGCCCTGGACTACTACGAGTCGCTCGAGGGCAGCAACGTACGCATCGGCACCTCGCGCATCGTCGGCGCGACCGACCCGTACGCCGAGCTGTGGGTGACGGTGAAGCCGCACGAGAACCCGGTCCGCCGCGGCGGCACGCTCTACCGCTCGTACACCGCGCAGAACACCGGACGGCTCCAGATCCAGTCGCTGACGCCGCTCGCCGAGAAGCCCTTCCCGAAGGCGAACGTCGGGGATGTGCTGTCCGGGACGACCGAAGGACCGCTGGACTTCAACCAGTTCGGCGGCTACACGCTGACCGCGCGGACCCTCGGCACGGTCGAGGACCGCGGCCTGGAGCCCGAGGAGACCCGCGAGCAGCGCGGCGGCGAGCTGGCGGTCGCCACCTACAACGTCGAGAACCTCGACCCGACCGACCCGCAGGCGAAGTTCGACGCGCTCGGGGCCGCGGTCGTGAACAACCTCGCCTCGCCCGACATCCTCGCCCTGGAGGAGATCCAGGACGACAACGGCGCCAAGAACGACGGCACGGTCTCGGCCGAGGAGACGCTGAAGAAGTTCACGGCGGCGATCACGGCGGCCGGCGGCCCGGCGTACCAGTGGCGCACCATCAACCCCGAGGACAAGAAGGACGGCGGCGAGCCCGGCGGCAACATCCGTCAGGTCTTCCTCTTCAACCCGGAGCGGGTCTCCTTCACGGACCGCGCGGGCGGCGACGCGAAGACGGCGACAACGGTCGTACGGGAGCGGGGGCGCGCGGCCCTGACGCTCTCCCCCGGCCGGATCGACCCGGCGAACGCCGCCTGGGCCGACAGCCGCAAGCCGCTGGCAGGTGAGTTCAACTTCCGTGGCCGTACGGTCTTCGTGATCGCCAACCACTTCGGCTCGAAGGGCGGCGACGAGTCGCTGACCTCGCACCACCAGCCGCCGAACCGTTCCTCCGAGGCCAAGCGTCTGCTGCAGGCGCAGGCGGTGAACGCCTTCGTCAAGGACATCCTGAAGGCCGAGCGTCACGCCGATGTGCTGGTCGTCGGCGACATCAACGACTTCGACTTCTCGGCGACGACGAAGGCCCTGACGAACGGCGGCGCGCTCTACCCGGCGATCAAGTCCCTGCCCCGCTCGGAGCGTTACTCGTACGTCTTCCAGGGCAACAGCCAGGTCCTCGACCAGATCCTGACGAGCCCGTCGATCGACGACTTCGCGTACGACAGCGTGCACATCAACGCGGAGTTCGCGGACCAGAACAGCGACCACGACCCGCAGGTGCTGCGCTTCCGCCCATAA
- a CDS encoding cysteine desulfurase, whose amino-acid sequence MTQLPGLLDTEALRKDFPILDRVIHDGKKLVYLDNAATSQTPRQVLDVLSEYYEQHNANVHRGVHVLAEEATALYEGARDKVAAFINAPSRNEVIFTKNASESLNLVANMLGWADEPYRVDHETEVVITEMEHHSNIVPWQLLSQRTGAKLKWFGLTDDGRLDLSNIDEIITEKTKIVSFTLVSNIMGTVNPVDAIVRRAQDVGALVLIDASQAAPHMPLDVQALGADFVAFTGHKMCGPTGIGVLWGRQELLEDLPPFLGGGEMIETVSMHSSTYAPAPHKFEAGTPPIAQAVGLGAAVDYLTAIGMDKIAQHEHALTEYAVKRLLEVPDLRIIGPTTAEDRGAAISFVLGDIHPHDVGQVLDEQGIAVRVGHHCARPVCLRYGIPATTRASFYLYSTPSEVDALIDGLEHVRNFFG is encoded by the coding sequence GTGACACAGCTGCCGGGCCTCCTCGACACTGAGGCGCTCCGCAAGGACTTTCCGATCCTGGACCGCGTGATCCACGACGGGAAGAAGCTCGTGTACCTGGACAACGCGGCGACGTCACAGACGCCGCGGCAGGTGCTCGATGTGCTGAGCGAGTACTACGAACAGCACAACGCCAACGTCCACCGCGGTGTCCATGTGCTCGCCGAGGAGGCCACGGCGCTGTACGAGGGCGCCCGCGACAAGGTCGCCGCCTTCATCAACGCACCGAGCCGCAACGAGGTGATCTTCACCAAGAACGCCTCGGAGTCGCTCAACCTCGTTGCGAACATGCTCGGTTGGGCCGATGAGCCCTACCGCGTGGACCACGAGACCGAGGTCGTCATCACGGAGATGGAGCACCACTCCAACATCGTTCCGTGGCAGCTGCTCTCGCAGCGCACCGGCGCGAAGCTGAAGTGGTTCGGCCTCACCGACGACGGCCGCCTCGACCTGTCCAACATCGACGAGATCATCACCGAGAAGACGAAGATCGTCTCCTTCACGCTGGTCTCCAACATCATGGGCACGGTCAACCCGGTCGACGCGATCGTCCGCCGCGCGCAGGACGTCGGCGCCCTGGTGCTGATCGACGCCTCGCAGGCCGCGCCGCACATGCCGCTGGACGTACAGGCGCTCGGCGCCGACTTCGTGGCCTTCACCGGCCACAAGATGTGCGGCCCGACCGGCATCGGCGTGCTGTGGGGCCGGCAGGAGCTGCTCGAGGACCTGCCGCCGTTCCTCGGCGGCGGCGAGATGATCGAGACCGTGTCGATGCACTCCTCGACGTACGCGCCCGCGCCGCACAAGTTCGAGGCGGGGACGCCCCCGATCGCCCAGGCCGTCGGCCTCGGCGCGGCCGTGGACTACCTCACCGCGATCGGCATGGACAAGATCGCCCAGCATGAGCACGCCCTCACCGAGTACGCGGTGAAGCGTCTCCTGGAGGTCCCTGACCTGCGGATCATCGGCCCCACCACGGCCGAGGACCGCGGCGCGGCGATCTCCTTCGTGCTCGGCGACATCCACCCGCACGACGTGGGCCAGGTACTCGACGAGCAGGGCATCGCGGTCCGGGTCGGCCACCACTGCGCGCGGCCGGTCTGCCTGCGGTACGGAATTCCTGCGACCACGCGGGCGTCGTTCTATTTGTACTCCACGCCGAGTGAGGTCGATGCCTTGATCGACGGGCTGGAGCACGTCCGCAACTTCTTCGGATGA
- a CDS encoding SDR family NAD(P)-dependent oxidoreductase, whose product MTEQRVALVTGSSSGIGEAVARRLTAAGIKVVVNSAHSVEAGEKLAAELPGAVYIQANVAEEREAARLVEAAVAAYGRLDILVNSAGTTRFIPHADLAAATPEVWRDIFDVNVLGVWQTITAAVPHLRANGAGSIVSISSQAGVRPGGSSIPYAVSKAAVNHMTALLAKTLGPDVRVNAVAPGFIDTHWFDGVEGADEARARVAETVPLRRVGRAEDIAEAVFDLTNASYITGEVLLVDGGGHLL is encoded by the coding sequence ATGACTGAACAGCGCGTGGCCCTGGTGACCGGTTCGTCGTCCGGCATCGGCGAGGCGGTGGCCCGTCGGCTGACCGCGGCGGGGATCAAGGTGGTCGTCAACTCCGCCCACTCGGTGGAGGCGGGCGAGAAACTCGCCGCCGAACTCCCGGGCGCTGTCTACATCCAGGCGAACGTGGCCGAGGAGCGCGAGGCCGCCAGGCTCGTCGAGGCCGCGGTCGCCGCGTACGGACGCCTCGACATCCTGGTCAACAGCGCGGGCACCACGAGGTTCATCCCGCACGCCGACCTGGCGGCGGCCACGCCCGAGGTCTGGCGGGACATCTTCGACGTCAACGTCCTCGGCGTCTGGCAGACCATCACCGCAGCCGTGCCCCATCTGCGGGCGAACGGCGCGGGCAGCATCGTCAGCATCTCCTCGCAGGCGGGCGTGCGGCCGGGCGGCAGCTCGATCCCGTACGCCGTGAGCAAGGCGGCCGTGAACCACATGACCGCGCTGCTCGCCAAGACGCTGGGCCCCGATGTGCGGGTCAACGCGGTCGCGCCCGGCTTCATCGACACCCACTGGTTCGACGGCGTCGAGGGCGCCGACGAGGCGAGGGCGCGGGTCGCGGAGACGGTTCCGCTGCGCCGGGTGGGCCGGGCCGAGGACATCGCGGAGGCCGTCTTCGACCTCACCAACGCCTCGTACATCACCGGCGAGGTGCTGCTCGTGGACGGTGGGGGTCATCTGCTGTGA
- the dapD gene encoding 2,3,4,5-tetrahydropyridine-2,6-dicarboxylate N-succinyltransferase, with amino-acid sequence MTDTTAPRTTGAVAAGLATLTTDGTVLDTWFPAPALTAEPGPAGTERLSAERAVELLGEGAAKAIGSDPRRGVEVVAVRTVIAALDDKPLDAHDAYLRLHLLSHRLVKPHGQNLDGVFGLLANVAWTSLGPVAVDDVEKVRLNARAEGLHLAVTSIDKFPRMTDYVAPKGVRIADADRVRLGAHLAEGTTVMHEGFVNFNAGTLGTSMVEGRISAGVVVGDGSDIGGGASTMGTLSGGGNVRIVIGERCLIGAEAGVGIALGDECVVEAGLYVTAGTRVTLPDGQIVKARELSGASNILFRRNSVTGTVEARPNNAVWGGLNDVLHSHN; translated from the coding sequence ATGACCGACACCACTGCTCCCCGCACCACCGGCGCCGTCGCCGCCGGACTCGCCACCCTCACCACCGACGGCACCGTCCTCGACACCTGGTTCCCCGCCCCCGCGCTCACCGCCGAGCCCGGGCCCGCCGGCACTGAGCGGCTGAGTGCCGAGCGCGCCGTCGAGCTCCTCGGCGAAGGGGCAGCCAAGGCCATCGGGTCCGACCCGCGCCGCGGAGTCGAGGTCGTCGCCGTCCGTACGGTCATCGCCGCGCTCGACGACAAGCCTCTCGACGCGCACGACGCCTACCTGCGTCTGCACCTGCTCTCGCACCGGCTGGTCAAGCCGCACGGCCAGAACCTCGACGGCGTCTTCGGGCTGCTCGCCAACGTCGCCTGGACCTCGCTCGGACCGGTCGCCGTCGACGACGTCGAGAAGGTGCGGCTGAACGCCCGCGCCGAGGGGCTGCACCTGGCCGTGACGAGCATCGACAAGTTCCCGCGGATGACGGACTACGTCGCGCCCAAGGGCGTACGCATCGCCGACGCCGACCGTGTCCGCCTCGGCGCGCACCTCGCCGAGGGCACCACCGTGATGCACGAGGGCTTCGTCAACTTCAACGCGGGCACGCTCGGCACGTCGATGGTCGAGGGCCGGATCTCCGCGGGTGTCGTCGTCGGTGACGGCTCCGACATCGGCGGCGGCGCCTCCACCATGGGCACGCTCTCCGGCGGCGGCAATGTGCGCATCGTCATCGGCGAGCGCTGCCTGATCGGTGCCGAGGCGGGCGTCGGTATCGCGCTCGGCGACGAGTGCGTCGTCGAGGCCGGTCTGTACGTCACGGCGGGGACCCGGGTCACCCTGCCCGACGGGCAGATCGTCAAGGCCCGTGAGCTGTCCGGCGCGAGCAACATCCTCTTCCGCCGCAACTCGGTCACCGGCACGGTGGAGGCCCGCCCGAACAACGCGGTCTGGGGCGGCCTCAACGACGTCCTGCACAGCCACAACTGA
- a CDS encoding metal-sulfur cluster assembly factor, translating to MSENEMVTTKPASEEEVREALYDVVDPELGIDVVNLGLIYGIHIDDSNIATLDMTLTSAACPLTDVIEDQAKSATDGIVSELKINWVWMPPWGPDKITDDGREQLRALGFNV from the coding sequence ATGAGCGAGAACGAGATGGTGACGACCAAGCCGGCCTCCGAGGAGGAGGTCCGCGAGGCGCTGTACGACGTTGTCGACCCCGAGCTGGGCATCGACGTCGTCAACCTCGGCCTGATCTACGGCATCCACATCGACGACTCCAACATCGCCACCCTGGACATGACACTGACGTCCGCGGCCTGTCCGCTGACCGATGTGATCGAGGACCAGGCGAAGTCGGCGACGGACGGCATCGTCAGTGAGCTGAAGATCAACTGGGTCTGGATGCCGCCGTGGGGCCCGGACAAGATCACGGACGACGGACGCGAGCAGCTGCGCGCGCTCGGCTTCAACGTCTGA